In one Pseudomonas marginalis genomic region, the following are encoded:
- a CDS encoding lipopolysaccharide kinase InaA family protein has protein sequence MSDFLAAEDRALLERHGLATFDALWARQLDAVDEPNTSRGGWSSVFRLELDGHGYYLKRQSNYLTRSLHRPLGEPSFSREFRNISRYRKLGIPALQAAFYGERKVAGEHRAMLLTRALDGWNDLDSLLEQWAQLSDAQHCAILLACGQLARRLHSVGQVHGCFYPKHIFLQATGDGYAAQLIDLEKTRPLLFGWRDRVKDLEPLLRRAPQWSDAQVRQLLAAYLDQPEGSALVTTWLQRLTKRRSHKENR, from the coding sequence ATGAGTGATTTCCTGGCGGCTGAAGATCGCGCCCTGCTGGAGCGCCACGGCCTCGCGACATTCGACGCCCTGTGGGCCCGGCAACTGGACGCGGTGGACGAGCCGAACACCAGCCGTGGCGGCTGGAGCAGCGTATTTCGCCTGGAACTCGACGGCCACGGCTATTACCTCAAGCGCCAGAGCAACTACCTCACGCGCAGCTTGCACCGGCCTTTGGGCGAGCCCAGTTTCTCCCGCGAGTTCCGCAATATCAGCCGTTACCGCAAGCTCGGGATCCCGGCGCTGCAGGCGGCGTTCTACGGCGAGCGCAAAGTCGCCGGTGAGCACCGCGCGATGCTGCTGACCCGTGCCCTGGACGGCTGGAATGACCTGGATTCATTGCTGGAGCAATGGGCGCAACTCAGCGATGCCCAGCACTGCGCGATCCTGCTGGCCTGCGGTCAACTGGCGCGCCGCCTGCACAGCGTCGGCCAGGTGCATGGCTGTTTCTACCCCAAGCATATTTTCCTGCAGGCCACCGGTGACGGCTACGCCGCGCAGTTGATCGACCTGGAGAAAACCCGCCCGCTGCTGTTCGGCTGGCGTGACCGGGTCAAGGACCTGGAGCCGTTGTTGCGCCGGGCACCGCAGTGGTCGGACGCACAGGTGCGTCAATTGCTGGCGGCTTACCTCGATCAGCCCGAGGGCAGCGCGCTCGTCACCACCTGGCTGCAACGCCTGACGAAGCGGCGTAGCCACAAGGAGAACCGCTGA
- a CDS encoding lipopolysaccharide kinase InaA family protein yields MRLSELKNAGRRPSLPLTVDLADAAGPGQLQLLSLLRVLPGERYVGAAVWRGRPVLAKLLVGSKAARHFQRELSGVRLLAEQGLTTPLLLADGLQDGEGGWLLFEFIEGAESLADAWHAVEALPPLAEEQTAVLAEALGAIGQMHAKGLWQEDLHLDNLLRQDGKLYLIDGAGIRVEEAGKPLSRNRVLENLGVFFAQLPKNLEPFTEELLVYYLLSNGEHALPLQALEKQVRKVSAWRLKDLLNKVGRDCTLFSVVRGAFALRAIRREEEPAMLPVLEQADALLDQGHLYKTGGAASVAKVDVAGRPLVIKRYNIKGVAHWLKRFWRPSRAWHSWREGNRLAFLGIATPKPLAVLEKRFFWLRSRAYLVTEYLPGPDIIERFAPYIEHGDAPENELLALDQLFAELIRERISHGDFKGHNLFWDKDRWSLIDLDAMCQHSSAASFAPAYARDRARFMRNWPESSALYQLIDQRLPKQPT; encoded by the coding sequence ATGCGTTTGTCCGAGTTGAAGAACGCCGGCCGCAGGCCGAGCCTGCCCCTCACTGTCGACCTGGCGGATGCCGCCGGCCCGGGGCAACTGCAACTGCTGAGCCTGTTGCGGGTATTGCCGGGTGAGCGTTACGTGGGCGCGGCGGTATGGCGCGGGCGTCCGGTGCTGGCCAAATTATTAGTGGGCAGCAAGGCCGCACGGCATTTCCAGCGTGAACTCAGCGGCGTACGCCTGCTGGCCGAGCAAGGCCTGACCACCCCGCTGTTGCTCGCCGATGGCTTGCAGGACGGCGAGGGCGGCTGGCTGCTGTTCGAGTTTATCGAAGGTGCCGAGAGCCTGGCCGATGCCTGGCACGCCGTTGAAGCGCTACCGCCACTGGCCGAGGAGCAAACCGCCGTGCTGGCCGAGGCCCTGGGTGCGATCGGCCAGATGCATGCCAAGGGCCTGTGGCAGGAAGACCTGCACCTGGACAACCTGCTGCGCCAGGACGGCAAGCTGTACTTGATCGATGGCGCCGGCATTCGTGTGGAGGAGGCGGGCAAGCCACTGTCGCGCAACCGCGTGCTGGAAAACCTCGGGGTGTTTTTCGCCCAGTTGCCGAAAAACCTCGAGCCGTTTACCGAAGAACTGCTGGTGTACTACCTGCTGAGCAACGGCGAGCACGCCTTGCCCCTGCAAGCCCTGGAAAAACAGGTGCGCAAGGTCAGCGCCTGGCGCCTGAAGGACTTGTTGAACAAGGTGGGCCGCGACTGCACGCTGTTCAGTGTGGTGCGTGGCGCCTTTGCCTTGCGTGCGATCCGTCGCGAGGAAGAACCGGCGATGCTGCCGGTGCTGGAGCAGGCGGATGCGTTGCTCGACCAGGGCCACCTGTACAAGACCGGTGGTGCGGCCAGCGTGGCCAAGGTCGACGTAGCCGGCCGGCCCTTGGTGATCAAGCGCTACAACATCAAGGGCGTTGCCCATTGGCTCAAGCGCTTCTGGCGCCCGAGCCGCGCTTGGCATTCCTGGCGCGAAGGCAATCGCCTGGCCTTCCTCGGCATCGCCACGCCCAAGCCGCTGGCCGTCCTGGAAAAGCGTTTTTTCTGGCTGCGCAGCCGCGCTTACCTGGTCACCGAATACCTGCCGGGCCCGGACATCATCGAGCGGTTCGCGCCCTATATCGAACACGGTGACGCGCCGGAAAACGAACTGTTGGCGCTGGACCAGTTGTTCGCCGAGCTGATTCGCGAGCGCATCAGCCATGGCGACTTCAAGGGCCATAACCTGTTCTGGGATAAGGATCGCTGGTCGCTGATCGACCTCGACGCGATGTGCCAACACAGCTCTGCCGCCAGCTTCGCCCCGGCGTATGCCAGGGACCGTGCGCGGTTTATGCGGAACTGGCCTGAGAGTAGTGCGTTGTATCAGCTGATTGATCAGCGTTTGCCGAAGCAACCGACCTGA